A genomic window from Ananas comosus cultivar F153 linkage group 22, ASM154086v1, whole genome shotgun sequence includes:
- the LOC109727095 gene encoding uncharacterized protein LOC109727095 isoform X1 yields MSLENEDRSLLESFYETKSESKRKSKLSYTREFLLSFSDLDVCKKLPKGFDASILSEFEDASGSLLERQRGSGGYSRGSSARWDTRSSGSSDKDGDLQLERECFMPDKRLVNQSRRSWQHTEHDGLLGSGAFPRPSSYAGPSAPKARGGGQYQLNRSTEPYQPPRPYKAVPFARKDYNDARNDETFGSSECSSQERAEEEKKRRESFELMRKEQKLTLQEKHKQITDNYKENHDDDMIALLQNSADKNSITNRSKKQDDDSMTSSSVSKNDSSKPSSVGSAPPSRPLVPPGFANAVGEKKIHKQSSSTFAEPQARNEAPEENLPLDKTGIGQQKENQSASSTDVRRSEAKSTSHIANEVGKLGSSFSSSREFNSIETIAYRTSSVEKVNELREDDILDDYASKKEASSKILSSATQDRSTSILDKLFGSSSSKSSVNSPTYVENLYPKVDEDTVPLVLPESSKFARWFPEEELNPVEDFSSKDLLSLIVDSEKAGQVSSASNAKTPKHISLSSHFENFLPASVSTAVISEKHPQSENSNSSPVLTCEDLEQLMLAEASKSTSNVQLPVEAHRSVVDDQSKEQKPNVNNHASQHLLSLLHKGPKQETPSSPGLHVAANSNPEKVNSSEKSLTLEALFGAQFMNALQSVEAPVSVRIASANHLQDQDYVNSQVQHLNLGGAGFDERGPEIRLPEEDSLLAMNDPLDSLNPNLFPFAKPSKSIEELNEKLANLMPRDMERVQTRGQIDSEIRYHHHLQDRQFSQLPHPMNQTRPNFPPLDHLEAIHHDPHHPFPANIIPHHGGPWIDPAAAAHHLMLQQMPPQGNFPPPQNYPLQGMPRGIHVSHPIHQMPGFVPEMNNVHNFPPHHRQPDYGGLGMAMPGLATGEGGSSRPEALERLIQMELRAKSSKEAHSALAGHVPNIYGPELGMNFQYR; encoded by the exons ATGAGCTTGGAGAATGAGGACCGCTCGCTACTGGAATCTTTTTACGAAACTAAATCTGAATCCAAAAG GAAGTCGAAACTATCGTACACAAGAGAGTTCCTTCTGTCTTTCAGTGACCTGGATGTTTGCAAGAAGTTGCCCAAAGGTTTTGATGCTTCAATTCTGAG TGAATTTGAAGATGCTTCTGGTAGTTTGCTTGAACGGCAAAGAGGTTCCGGAGGTTATTCTCGGGGAAGTTCGGCGAGGTGGGATACTCGCTCATCTGGATCAAGCGATAAAGATGGAGATTTGCAGCTTGAACGCGAATGTTTTATGCCAG ATAAGCGTTTAGTGAACCAATCTAGACGCTCCTGGCAACACACCGAGCATGATGGGCTTTTGGGAAGTGGTGCTTTTCCACGGCCGTCGAGTTATGCAGGACCTTCTGCACCGAAGGCTCGAGGGGGTGGACAATATCAACTAAATAGGAGTACCGAACCTTATCAGCCCCCACGGCCTTATAAg GCTGTACCTTTTGCACGGAAAGACTATAATGATGCACGTAATGATGAAACATTTGGCTCTTCTGAATGTTCAAGCCAGGAAAGGgcagaagaagagaaaaaaagaagag AATCATTTGAGTTGATGAGGAAAGAGCAGAAGCTGACACTACAGGAGAAGCACAAACAGATTACCGATAATTATAAAGAAAACCATGATGATGATATGATTGCTTTGCTACAGAATTCTGCTGACAAAAACAGCATTACCAATAGAAGTAAAAAACAGGATGATGACAGCATGACGTCATCTTCTGTTTCTAAAAATGATAGTTCAAAGCCATCTTCTGTTGGATCTGCTCCTCCGTCTAGGCCACTTGTGCCACCTGGGTTTGCAAATGCAgtaggagagaagaagatacaCAAACAGTCTTCAAGCACCTTCGCGGAACCACAG GCTAGAAATGAGGCTCCCGAGGAAAACCTTCCTCTGGACAAAACAGGCATTGGtcaacaaaaggaaaatcaatcAGCTTCCAGCACTGATGTTCGCAGAAGTGAAGCCAAGAGCACTTCTCACATAGCGAATGAAGTAGGAAAGCTCGGCAGTTCATTCTCGTCATCTAGAGAATTTAACTCAATTGAAACTATAGCATATAGGACTTCAAGTGTTGAGAAAGTTAATGAACTTCGAGAAGATGATATATTGGATGATTATGCAAGCAAAAAGGAGGCGAGCTCTAAAATATTGAGCTCTGCTACTCAGGACAGATCTACTTCGATTCTGGACAAATTGTTTGGCAGTTCCTCGTCAAAGAGTAGCGTCAATTCTCCAACTTATGTTGAG AATTTGTATCCTAAAGTTGATGAGGATACAGTGCCTCTTGTTCTACCCGAATCATCAAAATTTGCTCGTTGGTTCCCCGAGGAAG AATTAAATCCCGTAGAAGACTTTTCATCGAAGGACTTGCTCTCTTTGATTGTTGATAGTGAAAAAGCTGGTCAAGTGTCCTCTGCATCTAATGCTAAAACTCCCAAACACATATCGCTGAGCTCACATTTTGAGAATTTTCTGCCCGCTTCTGTCTCTACTGCTGTGATCTCAGAAAAGCACCCCCAAAGTGAAAACTCTAATTCAAGTCCAGTACTTACATGTGAAGATCTTGAGCAGCTCATGTTGGCGGAAGCTAGCAAAAGCACTTCCAACGTACAGCTTCCTGTAGAAGCACATCGGTCTGTAGTTGATGATCAATCTAAGGAGCAGAAACCCAATGTAAATAATCATGCATCGCAACATCTCCTCTCTTTACTACATAAAGGACCAAAGCAAGAGACACCGTCATCTCCTGGCCTACATGTTGCTGCAAATAGTAACCCTGAGAAGGTTAATAGTTCGGAGAAGAGCTTAACACTTGAAGCATTATTTGGTGCGCAGTTTATGAACGCCCTCCAGTCAGTGGAAGCTCCTGTTTCTGTTCGTATTGCTTCAGCCAACCACCTTCAAGATCAAGACTATGTAAATTCTCAAGTCCAACATTTGAACCTTGGTGGTGCTGGTTTTGATGAGAGGGGTCCAGAGATTCGCCTTCCAGAAGAAGACAGTTTGCTTGCCATGAATGATCCTCTGGATTCTCTAAACCCTAATCTCTTTCCCTTTGCAAAGCCTAGTAAATCTATTGAGGAACTTAATGAAAAGTTAGCTAATCTGATGCCAAGAGATATGGAACGTGTTCAAACACGTGGCCAAATCGACAGTGAAATTCGCTATCATCATCATTTACAGGACAGGCAATTTTCACAGTTACCCCATCCTATGAATCAGACTAGGCCGAACTTCCCACCGTTGGATCATCTCGAGGCCATCCATCATGATCCTCACCATCCATTTCCTGCAAATATTATTCCTCATCACGGTGGCCCTTGGATAGATCCTGCTGCTGCCGCCCATCATCTTATGCTACAGCAGATGCCCCCTCAAGGAAATTTCCCTCCGCCGCAGAACTATCCACTTCAAGGGATGCCTAGAGGTATACATGTATCCCACCCGATCCATCAGATGCCTGGTTTTGTACCTGAGATGAACAATGTACATAATTTTCCTCCGCACCATCGGCAGCCTGATTATGGTGGACTTGGAATGGCAATGCCGG GACTAGCTACTGGGGAAGGTGGAAGCAGTCGCCCTGAAGCGCTGGAGAGGCTGATTCAAATGGAGTTAAGAGCTAAATCATCAAAGGAAGCTCACTCTGCGTTAGCCGGCCATGTTCCCAACATCTATGGTCCTGAGCTCGGCATGAACTTCCAGTACAGATAA
- the LOC109727639 gene encoding putative septum site-determining protein minD homolog, chloroplastic → MASSPLPLPHLLTPTHLSASSSSSSSFVAPLHVRHRLCRFRRGGGGGGGVVVGSAAAVQWGRKPELAGETPRVVVVTSGKGGVGKTTTTANVGVSLARLGFSVVAVDADAGLRNLDLLLGLENRVNYTAAEVLNGDCRLDQALVRDRRFPSLLRLLCLSKPRSKLPLSFGPKTLTWIVDALRSDGPNNPSNPNPNPNPNPPPQFVLIDCPAGIDAGFVTAISPANEAVLVTTPDITALRDADRVAGLLECDGIRDIKMLVNIPEDAEVIRSTNRGCPLVLTRPPSLAGLAFEQAAWRLVEQDTMTAVMLEEEEPKKKGFFSFFGG, encoded by the coding sequence ATGGCGtcctcccctctccctctccctcatctcctCACCCCCACGCATCTCTccgcctcgtcctcctcctcttcctcattCGTTGCTCCTCTCCACGTCCGCCACCGACTTTGCCGTttccggcgcggcggcggcggcggaggtggggTGGTCGTCGGATCCGCGGCGGCGGTGCAGTGGGGGAGGAAGCCGGAGCTGGCGGGGGAGACGCCGCGCGTGGTGGTGGTGACGTCCGGGAAGGGCGGCGTGgggaagacgacgacgacggcgaatGTCGGCGTCTCCCTCGCGCGGCTCGGGTTCTCCGTGGTCGCCGTCGACGCCGACGCGGGGCTCCGCAACCTCGACCTGCTCCTCGGGCTCGAGAACCGCGTCAACTACACCGCCGCCGAGGTCCTCAACGGCGACTGCCGCCTCGACCAGGCGCTCGTCCGCGACCGCCGCTTCCCGTCCCTGCTCCGCCTCCTCTGCCTCTCCAAGCCCCGCTCCAAGCTCCCCCTCTCCTTCggccccaaaaccctaacctggATTGTCGACGCCCTCCGCTCCGATGGCCCCAACAACCCctccaaccctaaccctaaccctaaccctaacccgcCGCCCCAGTTCGTGCTCATCGACTGCCCCGCCGGCATCGACGCCGGCTTCGTCACCGCCATCTCGCCGGCGAACGAGGCCGTGCTCGTCACCACCCCCGACATCACCGCCCTCCGCGACGCCGACCGCGTGGCGGGGCTCCTCGAGTGCGACGGCATCCGCGACATCAAGATGCTCGTGAACATCCCCGAGGACGCCGAGGTCATCCGCAGCACCAACCGCGGCTGCCCGCTCGTCCTCACCCGGCCCCCCTCCCTCGCCGGCCTCGCCTTCGAGCAGGCCGCCTGGCGCCTCGTCGAGCAGGACACCATGACTGCCGTCATGCTCGAGGAGGAGGAACCCAAGAAGAAgggcttcttctccttcttcggaGGCTAA
- the LOC109727095 gene encoding uncharacterized protein LOC109727095 isoform X2, with the protein MPDKRLVNQSRRSWQHTEHDGLLGSGAFPRPSSYAGPSAPKARGGGQYQLNRSTEPYQPPRPYKAVPFARKDYNDARNDETFGSSECSSQERAEEEKKRRESFELMRKEQKLTLQEKHKQITDNYKENHDDDMIALLQNSADKNSITNRSKKQDDDSMTSSSVSKNDSSKPSSVGSAPPSRPLVPPGFANAVGEKKIHKQSSSTFAEPQARNEAPEENLPLDKTGIGQQKENQSASSTDVRRSEAKSTSHIANEVGKLGSSFSSSREFNSIETIAYRTSSVEKVNELREDDILDDYASKKEASSKILSSATQDRSTSILDKLFGSSSSKSSVNSPTYVENLYPKVDEDTVPLVLPESSKFARWFPEEELNPVEDFSSKDLLSLIVDSEKAGQVSSASNAKTPKHISLSSHFENFLPASVSTAVISEKHPQSENSNSSPVLTCEDLEQLMLAEASKSTSNVQLPVEAHRSVVDDQSKEQKPNVNNHASQHLLSLLHKGPKQETPSSPGLHVAANSNPEKVNSSEKSLTLEALFGAQFMNALQSVEAPVSVRIASANHLQDQDYVNSQVQHLNLGGAGFDERGPEIRLPEEDSLLAMNDPLDSLNPNLFPFAKPSKSIEELNEKLANLMPRDMERVQTRGQIDSEIRYHHHLQDRQFSQLPHPMNQTRPNFPPLDHLEAIHHDPHHPFPANIIPHHGGPWIDPAAAAHHLMLQQMPPQGNFPPPQNYPLQGMPRGIHVSHPIHQMPGFVPEMNNVHNFPPHHRQPDYGGLGMAMPGLATGEGGSSRPEALERLIQMELRAKSSKEAHSALAGHVPNIYGPELGMNFQYR; encoded by the exons ATGCCAG ATAAGCGTTTAGTGAACCAATCTAGACGCTCCTGGCAACACACCGAGCATGATGGGCTTTTGGGAAGTGGTGCTTTTCCACGGCCGTCGAGTTATGCAGGACCTTCTGCACCGAAGGCTCGAGGGGGTGGACAATATCAACTAAATAGGAGTACCGAACCTTATCAGCCCCCACGGCCTTATAAg GCTGTACCTTTTGCACGGAAAGACTATAATGATGCACGTAATGATGAAACATTTGGCTCTTCTGAATGTTCAAGCCAGGAAAGGgcagaagaagagaaaaaaagaagag AATCATTTGAGTTGATGAGGAAAGAGCAGAAGCTGACACTACAGGAGAAGCACAAACAGATTACCGATAATTATAAAGAAAACCATGATGATGATATGATTGCTTTGCTACAGAATTCTGCTGACAAAAACAGCATTACCAATAGAAGTAAAAAACAGGATGATGACAGCATGACGTCATCTTCTGTTTCTAAAAATGATAGTTCAAAGCCATCTTCTGTTGGATCTGCTCCTCCGTCTAGGCCACTTGTGCCACCTGGGTTTGCAAATGCAgtaggagagaagaagatacaCAAACAGTCTTCAAGCACCTTCGCGGAACCACAG GCTAGAAATGAGGCTCCCGAGGAAAACCTTCCTCTGGACAAAACAGGCATTGGtcaacaaaaggaaaatcaatcAGCTTCCAGCACTGATGTTCGCAGAAGTGAAGCCAAGAGCACTTCTCACATAGCGAATGAAGTAGGAAAGCTCGGCAGTTCATTCTCGTCATCTAGAGAATTTAACTCAATTGAAACTATAGCATATAGGACTTCAAGTGTTGAGAAAGTTAATGAACTTCGAGAAGATGATATATTGGATGATTATGCAAGCAAAAAGGAGGCGAGCTCTAAAATATTGAGCTCTGCTACTCAGGACAGATCTACTTCGATTCTGGACAAATTGTTTGGCAGTTCCTCGTCAAAGAGTAGCGTCAATTCTCCAACTTATGTTGAG AATTTGTATCCTAAAGTTGATGAGGATACAGTGCCTCTTGTTCTACCCGAATCATCAAAATTTGCTCGTTGGTTCCCCGAGGAAG AATTAAATCCCGTAGAAGACTTTTCATCGAAGGACTTGCTCTCTTTGATTGTTGATAGTGAAAAAGCTGGTCAAGTGTCCTCTGCATCTAATGCTAAAACTCCCAAACACATATCGCTGAGCTCACATTTTGAGAATTTTCTGCCCGCTTCTGTCTCTACTGCTGTGATCTCAGAAAAGCACCCCCAAAGTGAAAACTCTAATTCAAGTCCAGTACTTACATGTGAAGATCTTGAGCAGCTCATGTTGGCGGAAGCTAGCAAAAGCACTTCCAACGTACAGCTTCCTGTAGAAGCACATCGGTCTGTAGTTGATGATCAATCTAAGGAGCAGAAACCCAATGTAAATAATCATGCATCGCAACATCTCCTCTCTTTACTACATAAAGGACCAAAGCAAGAGACACCGTCATCTCCTGGCCTACATGTTGCTGCAAATAGTAACCCTGAGAAGGTTAATAGTTCGGAGAAGAGCTTAACACTTGAAGCATTATTTGGTGCGCAGTTTATGAACGCCCTCCAGTCAGTGGAAGCTCCTGTTTCTGTTCGTATTGCTTCAGCCAACCACCTTCAAGATCAAGACTATGTAAATTCTCAAGTCCAACATTTGAACCTTGGTGGTGCTGGTTTTGATGAGAGGGGTCCAGAGATTCGCCTTCCAGAAGAAGACAGTTTGCTTGCCATGAATGATCCTCTGGATTCTCTAAACCCTAATCTCTTTCCCTTTGCAAAGCCTAGTAAATCTATTGAGGAACTTAATGAAAAGTTAGCTAATCTGATGCCAAGAGATATGGAACGTGTTCAAACACGTGGCCAAATCGACAGTGAAATTCGCTATCATCATCATTTACAGGACAGGCAATTTTCACAGTTACCCCATCCTATGAATCAGACTAGGCCGAACTTCCCACCGTTGGATCATCTCGAGGCCATCCATCATGATCCTCACCATCCATTTCCTGCAAATATTATTCCTCATCACGGTGGCCCTTGGATAGATCCTGCTGCTGCCGCCCATCATCTTATGCTACAGCAGATGCCCCCTCAAGGAAATTTCCCTCCGCCGCAGAACTATCCACTTCAAGGGATGCCTAGAGGTATACATGTATCCCACCCGATCCATCAGATGCCTGGTTTTGTACCTGAGATGAACAATGTACATAATTTTCCTCCGCACCATCGGCAGCCTGATTATGGTGGACTTGGAATGGCAATGCCGG GACTAGCTACTGGGGAAGGTGGAAGCAGTCGCCCTGAAGCGCTGGAGAGGCTGATTCAAATGGAGTTAAGAGCTAAATCATCAAAGGAAGCTCACTCTGCGTTAGCCGGCCATGTTCCCAACATCTATGGTCCTGAGCTCGGCATGAACTTCCAGTACAGATAA